From the genome of Luteibacter rhizovicinus DSM 16549:
GTAGCGTTCGAAATCCGGCGCGTCGGCTGCCACAAGTCCCGAAGCGGGCAACCAGGTCTCGAGGAAGGCGCGCCAGGTCAGCGGGATCGAGCCGATGTGCCCGGTGTGCCGGACCACGGCGTAAGGGCGGCGGGCGAGGCGCAGGCGTGTGTAGTCCGAGGGCGGCGTCGAGAAGTTCGGCACCTCATGGCCGCAGAGGTAGTCGAAGTTGCCTTCGTCGTCGTAGTTGAAGCAGACGCCGTAGGCATAGCTCTCTTTGGGCCCGACCGGGCGGTCCTGTTCGTAACGCTGCCACTGCGCGGGAATGCCGGCGCTGTTCGATGCGAGGTAGCGGGCGCCCAGGCCGGCGATCAGGAGCGGACCCGCCTCTTCCACTCTCGGCACCTGCGCCTCGGGCATCGGTTCCTGCATCACCCGCATGGCGTCGACCACCGGCAAGCCCTCCAGCGACCCCCGCTTGCGGACCTCTTCCGGCGTGACGCCGAACTGCTCGCGAAAGGCTCGCGTGAAGGCCTCATGCGAACCGTACCCGGCCGAGAGGGCCACGCCGAGAATGTCACCGGCGCCTGCGGCCAGATCGCGACCGGCTTCGGAAAGGCGTCGCGCACGCAGGTAACGCACCACCGGCCAGCCGGTCGCCGCCTGGAAAACGCGCGTCAGGTGGAAGGGCGAGACGCCGGCCGCGGCGGCCACATCGCCCAACGCCAGGCCGGCGCCGAAGTGGCTTTCGATGTACCAGAGGGCTTTTTGCGCGGCAGCCATGAGGCGGTCCCTGTCGAAGTAGGCGCAATCCTAACGCCGTGTCGGATACCGCACTTGATTGCGATTGCGGGGCTTTGTGACACGAA
Proteins encoded in this window:
- a CDS encoding AraC family transcriptional regulator → MAAAQKALWYIESHFGAGLALGDVAAAAGVSPFHLTRVFQAATGWPVVRYLRARRLSEAGRDLAAGAGDILGVALSAGYGSHEAFTRAFREQFGVTPEEVRKRGSLEGLPVVDAMRVMQEPMPEAQVPRVEEAGPLLIAGLGARYLASNSAGIPAQWQRYEQDRPVGPKESYAYGVCFNYDDEGNFDYLCGHEVPNFSTPPSDYTRLRLARRPYAVVRHTGHIGSIPLTWRAFLETWLPASGLVAADAPDFERYDADFDPRTGMGGVEIWVPLAP